The following is a genomic window from Planctomycetia bacterium.
GCGAGCCTGTTTCGTTGGGAACATGGGACAGGTCTAATCAATGGCCGCGCGTTCAATAATCCTATTGTTCCGAATTGGTACGGCACCGAAGGGAGCTTCGCATTTCAGCTCAGTACGATACCGGAACCGTCATCGTTTGGACTTTTGTTGGCATGCGTCGTCCTGAGCACTTTGTTGGGGCCTGGGGGAAGGAGGGCAACTTCACGATAGACAATTCAGTTCACTAAGGTAAAAAGGGGACATTCTACTTTTCGTAGCCAAGAAGCATTCTGAAGAGAAAAGTAGAATGTCCCCTTTTCCTCCCCATTTAAGTGAAGAAACCCAGTGCCCAATTGAGTCGGATTCTCCCAGCGGATGCACAGTCGTCGAAAGCTCTTCAAGGGCGCTACGGCGAAGAGGTACCCCCGGTCATTGACCGGGGGCTAAGTATTTGTGGGATTACAGTTGGTTGGAACGGTGCAGATTGGTTGCACAATTCAATTCAACTGGAGACACTGGGACGCCAGTAGAACTATTTCTGGCCGGAATCCGCGTTCTTGACCCCGAGAGACGTGACTTGATCGTGAAAATGACCTGACTCGCGTAGTGCACAGGTTGCGTTCCGGCCATCCCTAAGTTCGGTGAGCAACCATGTCGCTCGTCGCGTCAAGGGCAAGCCGCTCAGCGATGGCCCCGGCGCGGTCCAAAGTAGCCGTACATTATTCCCTCGACATGCTAAGTCGTTCGCCGAATTATTCCGCCCGTGGTCGCTTGGGCGTACATCCTCTCCTGCGATGACCGCCGTAGCGCCGTTCAACACGTCGATGGCCCGGAAGGCCAACGATGGTAGCGAGTGGCTTCGAGCCACTGAGCAACGGGCATCCAACCCATTGTTTTATCTTCACCGCCCGGAGGGAGGACGCACCGAGCGATCAAACCTGAATCGCCCGTGCCCTGTTTCGCCTATCGAGCCGCTTTGCGCGCTGTGAGATCATGGCGAAAGCGACAGCTAGCATTGGCATCAGCAATGATGGTTCAGGCACGACATTCAGATAGAAGTGCTCTTCGTCGTAAAAGGCATATGACCCCGTCATGTGGTCATAATCCCAGCCTTCTACCGAAACTTCGAGATCGTACCATCCGGGTAAAACAACGCTGGGAACTGTGACGGTCAGGTTCAGTGTCGTCGGACCGGTCCAGTCGTGACCACCATCTCCGGTACTCGCATAATACTGTGCGCCATCGTTAAGAAAATAATCCGTGTAGAGCGTCCACTCAGATTCATCGAGCGGTACCGGTGCGGGATCGTTCGGAAACTCCTCACCGTACTCCTGTGCAGCAGCCAGTAGCAATTGCGCATCACGCCAAGTCATCGGGTCAGCATTACCGGCCTGATAGTCGGGGTCCGTATGTCCCACATTCTTGAACCCCACAGCCCAGCGACTTGGATTAAACAATGGATTGGGATCGCTCAATTGAATGACAAGCTCAAAGGTCCCGCCCGGCGTTGCTGAATAGGAATCAAGCGGGCCCTCGCCGCGATCAGGGTCGCCAAATTGTCCCACCGGGATAATTGACGAATTCGTTCCTACGACATCCAGCATGGCATCTGTGACAGTGTGCCCGAAGCCATTACTGCTGTGACAGGTGATACACGACTGCCCATAAGAGGGCCGCGCCGAGAGCGGTGTCGTGATGGCCAATGTCAGCAACACTGTAAAGACGGACGCAATGAATCGAATATTTGCCAGCTTACTCATTTTTTCCCACTCCAAGAATTGGCTCGGAAGGTCCGGTACTCGATTTCCGAGACCGGCACGAGCATTGTGATGTGCATTCTATCTAATCAGCAGACCAGAATTCAAGTCAAAGGCGTCGCATTCCATGATGCGAAAATGGCGATTATCACCCATATTGGAACGCCTTCTGTGGGATGTCGCGTGTCCGAAATTAATTAACTGACTTGATGAAGTAAGTAGGCTCAAAGCAGCAGCCGGCATGGCCTCCTCTTCGAGCATGCGGCGTTATGTCAGTACGGTCCATACCGCGAGCCGGTCATCGCCGATTCGCCGCAGATTGAGGCGTTATTCCCTTCGTGATATTATGCCCCGCATATGGTCATCTCTGCAGCCTTCGCGCGAAATCTGTTGCTTGGGTGCGCCCTTTTGAGCATGGCCTCGCAGGCCATGGCTGATGAGACAATCGCGGTGACGGCGATCCGCGATGCCTTTGTTCGCGAACAGGATGCGCCGTCCAACTTCGGTGGGGGTGGGCTGCTTTGTGTTGCGGGCCAGGACAGCGTCAACGAAGTCGAGCAGCCACGAGGTCGATTTGATTCGGTCGTTGTCTTCGACCTGACGTCAGCGGTCGCGTTGTTCGATCTCTCATTCGGCACACAGCAATGGGTGATTACAAATGTCGAGCTCCAGTTAGCTCATGTCGTCGTGCCGGATAATCCGCTTTTTCCGCGTGGGATCGGGAACTTTCAGGTTCTTTGGTTCTCGGAAGACACCTGGACCGAGGGCACGGGTTCACCGAACGCCCCCACCCAGAATGGCGGCGACGAGATGTCGTGGCAATTCCTTCAATCACTACTTGTGACGGCAACCGAAGGCCCGCTAGGTAGCTTTCTTACTTCAGGCGTGACTGGCGTTCATGTATACGAATTGGCTCTCGACACGAATTTCGTAACCGACATCGCCGCCGGCGGCATGGTCAGCCTTCACTTCGTGCCGCAAAGCGCTGACCTGGGGTTTACATTGCGTTCGCGAAATTTCGGCGATTCTGCCCAACGGCCGAAACTTCTGATTACCGCGGCAAGGTTCATCCTGGGCGACCTGAATTGCGACACGATAGTGGACATCCAGGACTTGGAACCCTTTGTTCAGTGCCTGATGGACCCGGTTCTGTATTCCAGTCTTCACCTGGGATGCGAACCCACTCAGGCGGATTTCAACGATGACGGGTCGGTCGATGGGGCGGACATTGCAGGTTTTGCGGAAGCTCTGTTGTCGCCATAACGTACTTACGACCCAGGTCGCATTCTGCGGCTCATATGGCAGAGGAAACCACCCATGAAGGGCATCCGATTCCGTTACATCTTTGTGATGCTGGGCTCCATGGCGCTCCTCGCGCTTTCATCACTGGCTCAATCAACCGCTGAAAATCAGAAGGCCGCGACCCAGCCGGCGAATGATGTCCTTGTCGTGCAAGGAGTGGGCTTGCGGGAGATCAAGATCGACCGCGATGAGTTGGCCGCAATGCCGCGACGTGTGGTTAAGGTCAAAGACCATGATGGCGAGATGTCCTCCTTCGAAGGAGTCATGGTGGGCGACCTCCTGAAGAAGGCCGGCTTCACCTTCGGCCAGCACTTTCGCGGTCCGCGCATGGCCGACTACCTGATTGCTCAGGCCGCCGACGGATACCGTGTCGTGTTTGCGCTTCCAGAATTGGACACCGAGTTCAGCGAGCGAATTGTGATTGTGGCAGACCGTTGTGATGGCAAGCCACTGTCCGAACGGGATGGTCCGTTCCGCATGGTTGTGTCCGACGAGAAGAAGCATGCTCGATGGGTCCGCCAAACGACGAGCCTCACGGTCGCGACGGCGACACCCTGATTCGCCCGGAGACGCCTCGTTTGGAGGCGAAGATTGCACTGATGCCGGCTATCACGTCTCAACGGTCGCGTTTCGCTTCGAGATGTCAGGAGTCCAGGGATACCGCAACCGCGCGGCACGGCTTCACCGTCATCGAATTGTTGGTCGTCTTCGCCATCGTCGCCATCCTCCTCGGCATTCTCATGCCAGCCCTAAGTAGCGCCCGACATGGTTCGATGTCCCTTCGCTGTCAGACGAATCTCCGTCAATGGGCGCAATCCGTCATCATGTATGCCCAGGACAATGACGGGAGCCTCCCGCGGCGCGGACAAGGCGCACAGCCCACCACCAACATTGTTCGGCCGGCAGATTGGTTCAACGCGCTCCCGCCGTTGCTGGGTCTTAAGCCCTATTCGGCATTGGCAAGCGACGGACAACTGCCGAAACCCGGCGATCGCAGTTTGTGGATGTGTCCGAGAGCGACTCCAGCTGCCACTGAACACTATTTTGCCTATGCGATGAATATGTACCTTTCGACATGGCAGAATCCGTTGCCTGACAGGATCGACAAGGTGGCTCCGACCGACAGACAAGTCTTCGTGACCGAGGGGCCAGGAGCCTATTGCTCGGTACTGGCCTCTAGGCAGGCATATTCCCCGGTCGCCCGGCATGATGCTCAGATCAACATCGCGTTTCTGGACGGGCATGTCGCGCGGTTCGCCGCTCAATACGCAGGGTGTGGTGTCGGCGACCAGTTTCATGGTGACGTGCGTTGGGTCGTTCCTAACAGCACTTGGTCCGGACCTAGCGAATAGTGCAGGCGGCCCAGCGCCGTCGAAACCAAATGGGAGGAAGTAATGAATTTCAAAATCAGAGCGTTGACGATTTCCGTGTTTGCATCACTCACGATTGCGCCAGCGTTTGCCGCGCCGCCCTTGACAGTAAGCTCCACACCGGTTGCCGATTCGTTTGTCTCGTCGGCCAACCCGGTCAACAACTATGGCGCAGGTGGCGCGCTGGCGTTGTCAGCAGATGGTTTGCCCAAGGGCTCGTTTGCCAGTTTGATTCGCTTTGACACCGCTGCTGCCACGACCGCATTCGACGCGACATTTGGCGTGGGCCAATGGTCGGTTCAATCGGCGAGCCTGCGGCTTACGGCCACAACCCCTAACAACGCCATCTTCAACAATGCAGATGCCGGGCAATTCAGCGTTAGCTGGATGGAAAGCGATGCCTGGGTTGAAGGGACCGGCACACCCATGGTTCCGACGACGACCGGGGTCACGTTCAATACACTTCCCTCGTTCCTGAGCGCGAACGACGCACCGTTGGGGTCATTCACCTTCGGCGGCGGAATCAGCGGTTCAACGATCTACACGCTGAACCTACCGCTCGGTTTCACAAACGACATCTGGACCGGCGGCTTGCTGAGCATGCGGTTGTTTGCGGAGGATTCATCGGTCAGCTACTTGTTTAATTCTCGCAACTTTGGCACCGTGGCCAACCGCCCGGAACTCTCCATCACTGTAGTCCCAGAGCCCACCTGTATTGCCCTGCTGTTCCCGGTTGTGTTGTTGATCGCAGCCCGACATCGTCGATGACAGATGCAGTCGCATTCTCCCGGATTTGAACCGTTAGGGACTATAGCCGGACCGGCAACACGTCGGGTGCATGCTCGCGGGGTGCTATTGGCTATAGACTGTTCTTCGTGATGGCCGAAGCGCTTCGGGAGGCGACAACCAACCTCATCTGGTGTCGGCAGCCTACACTCCTGCCCAGCCACGACTACGACCAGTTGTCCTTGTTTTTTCGTGCGATCTGATCGCCGATCTGAAACGCCATGTAGGGCTGAGACTCCCATATGCCGCATCTCGCTTGAAATAATCACTCAGGCGGTCTTGCGACGACAACTGGTTGCCTTGGTAAATGACCCGGCTAGAATCAGGCCAGTATGTTCGATTTTTTGCCAATATGTCGAAGTGTCGGAGCACGAGCTGTTGTAGTCACCTTGTCGCTTATTCTCATGGCGAGCCCCCAGTTCCCACCTTCGGATGCCGGCGGAACAGAGGCGAGCGATCGTTCACAGGCCACGTGCACCAGCCACAAAGACCTGCTCGCATTCACGCCCTCGAAGTCAAGTTTCTACGGTGACTCACGTAACCAGGACTGTTTTCAACCGTTCGCTTCACTGGCATCATCGCACCACACTGTGCAGTTGCATTGGCAGGCACATATCTGCGCGGATCATCTGTCCGCCTTCAATATCACTCTCGATCGTTGTGATAAACTCTGCCGTTGGCTGATTTGATTCGCTAACACATCTATCGGTTCCCGTTTATTCAGAAAATCGTGATTGCGGATCAGGCCACGCGCGTTCGTCGTGAATTTCTACGACGCGCACATTGAGAGATTATTTTGCGATGAGAAAATCAAGCCCAGAAACCCAGGAGCGGGCGATCGCCCTAATCAGTGACTTGCTGGACCAAGACAAACCAGCTGATGCCCTCGACGTTATTGCAAGATTCGGAGCAAAGAATGACGAGATACGTAATGCATATGGCGTATGCCTGATGCGTCTCGGTGAACTCGATAAGGCCCTTGAAGTATATCGAAGCTTGTGTATCAGCCAAGGCGTTTGCCTAAAGCCGGATGCGCCGGTCGCGCACCTGATCAACTATGCGACTGACCTTCTGCTTCTACAGAATGTCGCGGGGTGCATCGACATCCTTCGCGAAATCCGTGCGTCGTCTCATCCAGGGGCGGCGCGAGTTCAGTCGGCAGTCGATCAATGGCGTCGGTCGCTGCGATGGTG
Proteins encoded in this region:
- a CDS encoding prepilin-type N-terminal cleavage/methylation domain-containing protein, which gives rise to MGPPNDEPHGRDGDTLIRPETPRLEAKIALMPAITSQRSRFASRCQESRDTATARHGFTVIELLVVFAIVAILLGILMPALSSARHGSMSLRCQTNLRQWAQSVIMYAQDNDGSLPRRGQGAQPTTNIVRPADWFNALPPLLGLKPYSALASDGQLPKPGDRSLWMCPRATPAATEHYFAYAMNMYLSTWQNPLPDRIDKVAPTDRQVFVTEGPGAYCSVLASRQAYSPVARHDAQINIAFLDGHVARFAAQYAGCGVGDQFHGDVRWVVPNSTWSGPSE
- a CDS encoding molybdopterin-binding protein yields the protein MALLALSSLAQSTAENQKAATQPANDVLVVQGVGLREIKIDRDELAAMPRRVVKVKDHDGEMSSFEGVMVGDLLKKAGFTFGQHFRGPRMADYLIAQAADGYRVVFALPELDTEFSERIVIVADRCDGKPLSERDGPFRMVVSDEKKHARWVRQTTSLTVATATP